In Cervus canadensis isolate Bull #8, Minnesota chromosome 6, ASM1932006v1, whole genome shotgun sequence, one DNA window encodes the following:
- the LOC122444124 gene encoding C2 calcium-dependent domain-containing protein 4A produces MGLLGKLRASAAGSAPLEPAFSNVLTPNRIPEFFIPPRLPTPYAPESSPSAAALPRRCAAEPDLWLRGADDGAGRTDWDPRSQAALSLPHLPRARTAYGFCALLESPHTRRKESLFLGGPGAAALPPAPRPRAHTYVGGGGDAPMAPGARAPIATPKAHGGPSPSLDTLAPPPRCRRLLRAPEGLLRRALRAGRSRGLTRALSVSSGDGEDDDEDERRASSESPTRAPVTSLSPHRDPRPERLEAEGTVTLGRAGGALRLAAEYNRASGRLRVRLLRAEGPAGGAAEPRAPVGCRISFVLKPRGAVVRRSRRAVLEQDLCLDGLSEDEVRRLAVRVKAENRGRGLERGRLLGQGELLLGPLLLL; encoded by the coding sequence ATGGGGCTCCTCGGGAAACTCCGCGCCTCGGCGGCGGGCAGCGCGCCTCTGGAGCCTGCCTTCTCCAATGTGCTCACCCCGAACCGCATCCCCGAGTTTTTCATCCCGCCGCGGCTGCCCACCCCCTATGCTCCCGAGTCCTCGCCCTCGGCCGCCGCGCTGCCCCGGAGGTGCGCTGCTGAGCCGGACCTTTGGCTTCGAGGAGCCGACGACGGCGCGGGCCGCACGGACTGGGACCCGCGCTCGCAGGCCGCACTCTCACTGCCGCACCTGCCCCGGGCGCGCACCGCCTACGGCTTCTGCGCGCTGCTCGAGAGCCCGCACACCCGCCGCAAGGAGTCGCTCTTCCTCGGGGGCCCGGGCGCCGCCGCGCTCCCGCCCGCGCCCCGTCCCCGGGCCCACACCTACGTGGGCGGCGGCGGAGACGCTCCCATGGCGCCCGGGGCGAGAGCGCCCATTGCGACCCCCAAAGCCCACGGTGGCCCCAGCCCATCCCTGGACACGCTCGCCCCGCCGCCCCGCTGCCGCCGTCTCCTACGCGCCCCGGAGGGGCTGCTGCGCCGAGCATTGCGGGCCGGGAGGAGCCGAGGCCTGACCCGCGCCCTCTCCGTCTCCAGCGGGGACGGGGAAGATGATGACGAGGACGAACGCCGCGCCAGCTCCGAGTCCCCGACGCGGGCCCCCGTCACATCCCTTTCGCCGCATCGCGACCCGCGTCCCGAGCGCCTGGAGGCCGAGGGCACCGTAACTCTGGGCCGCGCCGGGGGCGCCCTGCGTCTGGCCGCCGAATACAATCGGGCCAGCGGGCGCCTCCGCGTCCGGTTGCTCCGTGCTGAGGGCCCGGCCGGAGGGGCCGCCGAGCCCCGCGCCCCGGTCGGCTGCCGGATCAGCTTCGTCCTGAAGCCGCGGGGCGCCGTGGTCCGGCGGAGTCGCAGGGCCGTCTTGGAGCAGGACTTGTGCTTGGACGGGCTCTCGGAGGACGAGGTGCGCCGCCTGGCCGTGCGCGTCAAGGCCGAGAACCGGGGCCGCGGGCTGGAGCGGGGCCGCCTGCTGGGCCAGGGCGAACTGCTGCTGGGCCCCCTCCTGCTCCTCTGA